The Haloplanus salinarum genome includes a region encoding these proteins:
- a CDS encoding ATPase, T2SS/T4P/T4SS family: MRLLDRLREGDDETDDGCGCDPAVRSPRGNDPDRSGTLVVAADGCPARGDLVASPDCRATVVDALAGSGVDAVHVRAGGRERVYDDGAVGLLVAAGRFAARVAVHDERLAERARRDPLGAARAATGRAGPASTLAASTGLAAGADRVDGYEAAFGARTGPTVADTRLDRCPPRDATLVARRELGTGATVRRYRTEASDRYLLDPPGWRLDAAELTTLADAYDRLADTTTGDDAAAVSRAVRTVAPADGSMSVATVERVLRRHTRGHGVLEDLFADPRVSEVLVTAPVTDNPVRVAVDGERVPTNVHLTRRGAEALASRFRRESGRAFSRAAPTLDATTRTRNGRVRVAGVADPASDGYAFVFRTGGREAWTLPALVANGTLPVDAAALCSVAVERAGAGLIAGPRGAGKTTLLSALLWELPPSTRAVVVEDTPELPAARLQEAGRDVQTVRVESGDGPALSPTEALRTALRLGEGALVVGEVRGEEAATLYEAMRVGAASSAVLGTIHGDGADAVFERVVSDLEVPASSFGATDFLVTLSAGERRTVSSVEEVRDTGDGVAFESLFEPVGDGTEATGVVDRGNSRLVASLARPGESYADVLGVIDERASLLANLAGTERTDPAAVDAVHRERVAE; the protein is encoded by the coding sequence ATGCGTCTACTGGACCGACTGCGGGAGGGGGACGACGAGACTGACGACGGCTGTGGCTGCGACCCGGCGGTTCGGTCGCCCCGCGGAAACGACCCCGACCGGTCCGGCACGCTCGTCGTGGCGGCCGACGGCTGTCCAGCGAGGGGTGACCTGGTCGCGAGCCCCGACTGTCGAGCGACGGTCGTCGACGCGCTCGCGGGCAGTGGGGTCGACGCCGTCCACGTCAGGGCGGGTGGCCGCGAACGGGTGTACGACGACGGAGCGGTCGGGTTGTTGGTCGCGGCGGGTCGGTTCGCCGCCCGGGTGGCCGTCCACGACGAACGACTGGCCGAGCGGGCACGTCGCGACCCGCTGGGGGCGGCCCGAGCCGCGACCGGCCGCGCGGGTCCCGCGTCGACGCTGGCCGCGAGTACGGGGTTGGCCGCCGGCGCCGACCGGGTCGACGGCTACGAGGCGGCGTTCGGGGCGCGGACGGGACCGACGGTCGCCGACACGCGCCTGGATCGGTGCCCGCCACGCGACGCGACGCTGGTCGCTCGCCGCGAACTCGGCACGGGCGCGACGGTGCGGCGGTACCGCACGGAGGCGAGCGACCGCTACCTGCTCGATCCGCCGGGGTGGAGGCTGGACGCGGCGGAACTGACGACGCTCGCCGACGCGTACGACCGGCTCGCCGACACGACGACCGGGGACGACGCGGCGGCGGTTTCGCGTGCCGTCCGGACGGTGGCGCCGGCCGACGGATCGATGTCGGTGGCGACGGTGGAGCGCGTTCTCCGGCGCCACACCCGCGGGCACGGCGTCTTGGAGGACCTGTTCGCCGATCCGCGAGTGTCTGAGGTGCTGGTGACGGCGCCGGTCACCGACAACCCGGTTCGCGTCGCCGTCGACGGCGAGCGGGTGCCGACGAACGTCCACCTGACCCGTCGCGGGGCCGAAGCGCTGGCCTCCCGGTTCCGACGGGAGAGCGGACGTGCCTTCTCGCGGGCGGCGCCGACCCTCGACGCGACGACACGAACCCGTAACGGGCGGGTCCGCGTGGCCGGCGTCGCCGACCCGGCGAGCGACGGTTACGCGTTCGTCTTTCGCACCGGCGGACGGGAGGCGTGGACGCTCCCGGCGCTCGTCGCCAACGGGACGCTCCCGGTCGACGCCGCGGCGCTCTGCTCGGTCGCCGTCGAGCGCGCCGGCGCGGGGCTGATCGCCGGACCGCGTGGTGCCGGGAAGACGACGCTCCTCTCGGCGCTCCTGTGGGAACTCCCGCCGTCGACGCGCGCCGTCGTCGTCGAGGACACGCCCGAACTTCCGGCGGCGAGACTCCAAGAGGCCGGCCGGGACGTCCAGACCGTCCGCGTCGAGTCCGGCGACGGTCCGGCGCTCTCGCCGACTGAGGCGCTTCGGACCGCGCTCCGCCTCGGCGAGGGGGCGCTGGTCGTCGGCGAGGTTCGGGGCGAGGAGGCGGCGACGCTCTACGAGGCGATGCGCGTCGGGGCCGCGAGCAGTGCCGTCCTCGGTACGATCCACGGCGACGGCGCCGACGCGGTGTTCGAACGGGTGGTGTCCGACCTCGAGGTCCCCGCGTCCTCCTTTGGGGCGACGGACTTCCTCGTCACGCTCTCGGCCGGCGAGCGACGCACCGTTTCGAGCGTCGAGGAAGTGCGCGACACCGGGGACGGCGTCGCGTTCGAATCGCTGTTCGAACCCGTCGGGGACGGCACCGAGGCGACCGGCGTCGTCGACCGTGGAAACAGCCGTCTCGTCGCGTCGCTGGCGCGGCCGGGCGAGTCCTACGCCGACGTGCTCGGCGTCATCGACGAACGGGCCTCGCTGCTCGCCAACCTCGCGGGGACGGAGCGAACCGATCCGGCGGCGGTCGACGCGGTCCACCGGGAACGGGTGGCCGAATGA
- a CDS encoding DUF7310 family coiled-coil domain-containing protein, whose product MSDTLEQRVDALERALTDGRTTDWDGLPQAAELEERLDDVEATVEAVDDRVTELEAAVQALRGFAGGVDAVDEAVERRANAAIARVERLEAELRETTDGGRTTGTDSGRGGGDTAARVSGRDSASGRGMARPLRDGERPADGVANGASATNADGERGRRAGGSGPDADAGRNDEGRCRSAAGRRAEAGNRSASTLAAAAADTARTELATGPDASAEEDETTDATLADRIRRLL is encoded by the coding sequence ATGAGCGACACCCTGGAGCAACGTGTCGACGCGCTGGAACGGGCGCTCACCGACGGACGGACCACCGACTGGGACGGCCTCCCCCAGGCGGCGGAACTGGAGGAACGCCTCGACGACGTCGAGGCCACCGTCGAAGCCGTGGACGACCGGGTGACGGAACTGGAGGCGGCGGTCCAAGCCCTCCGGGGCTTTGCCGGCGGCGTCGACGCCGTCGACGAGGCGGTCGAGCGTCGGGCGAACGCCGCAATCGCCCGGGTCGAACGGCTCGAAGCCGAACTCCGGGAGACGACGGACGGTGGACGGACGACAGGGACCGATTCGGGACGGGGCGGCGGCGACACCGCCGCTCGGGTGTCGGGACGAGACAGCGCGAGCGGGCGGGGGATGGCCCGTCCACTGCGTGACGGCGAACGTCCGGCCGACGGCGTCGCGAACGGCGCGTCCGCCACGAACGCCGACGGCGAACGGGGCCGTCGCGCCGGCGGATCCGGCCCGGACGCCGACGCGGGTCGGAACGACGAAGGACGCTGCCGTTCGGCCGCAGGAAGACGTGCGGAGGCGGGCAATCGGTCCGCCTCGACGCTCGCCGCGGCGGCGGCCGACACCGCCCGGACGGAACTGGCGACGGGACCGGACGCGTCGGCGGAAGAGGACGAAACGACGGACGCGACGCTCGCCGACCGGATCCGCCGACTGCTGTGA
- a CDS encoding DUF7123 family protein, with the protein MSTSAAGNDLTDKQRRILAYLREHATDETYFKSRLIASELGMTAKEVGANMTAIRTGEFDVTVEKWGYSSGTTWKVDV; encoded by the coding sequence ATGAGCACGAGTGCCGCCGGCAACGACCTCACCGACAAACAGCGTCGCATCCTCGCGTACCTGCGTGAACACGCCACGGACGAGACGTACTTCAAGTCCCGACTCATCGCGTCGGAACTCGGCATGACTGCCAAGGAGGTCGGGGCGAACATGACCGCTATCCGAACCGGCGAGTTCGACGTGACCGTCGAGAAGTGGGGGTACTCCTCGGGGACGACCTGGAAGGTCGACGTTTAG
- a CDS encoding DUF2298 domain-containing protein has translation MEYGLVLRWLVLYGVLAALGRPLAARLFSTLPGRGVGLSLPTALAVLGITVYWLGHLAFTPLTLAAAVAVLAGLALLAGLDRDAFADRRLELADGVRPGREWRAAAAVFVVAFALLLAVRAVDPAVYPVGGEKFLDFGLLKSLDRTTRLPPQDMWFAGEPVAYYYGGHLLTATLADLTGTAPRYAYNLSLAGFYATLVTAAYGLAGAIARERAESWRLAGLAAAFFVGLASNLVTASRLLVGALPAPLRADVAGVVAARTRYSTDAVLAGLDSFSYWTASRVIPGTINEFPLFGWLNGDLHAHMMGTPFLLLGAALAFALYRTPAADLRRRRVLAFVAVPILAGFQAVVDTWSFPSLFGLLFLALALGRAEPWSVLSARVARWRAARDADPATAELEHLAGALAVAGVAGALGGLLALPFLLGAAGGRSVALLPAAERSSLPALLLVHGAFVAVFLAYLLDRLSVDRVLAPLVGLVALGVLALTADLAVALVVGPLLIFGWAACRTDRPVGFETVLIVAGAGLVGLVELVYVRELAGPLRMNTVFKTYAQVWVLWGVAAGVALPAFVRWPGGVSVPGTRSRWLRAGLAVVVVLATVPYAGLALSAHFDGAAEPTLEATRFVEREHPEEARAIAYVDGLSGQPTLLSAPATSRYPGPERDSPAPPGMYGWQSSPAASLTGVPTVAGWHHEVGYRGREPYLTRVRAVDDAYTGPPERTVAVLERYGVDYVWVGPAERERYGEVSFTDVSGVTPVFENQAVTIYRIDSAELGVA, from the coding sequence GACGGCGCTTGCCGTCCTCGGAATCACCGTCTACTGGCTCGGCCACCTCGCGTTCACCCCTCTGACCCTCGCCGCCGCCGTCGCCGTTCTCGCCGGTCTCGCCCTACTCGCGGGGCTGGACCGCGACGCGTTCGCCGACCGCCGACTCGAACTCGCCGACGGCGTCCGTCCCGGACGCGAGTGGCGGGCGGCAGCGGCCGTCTTCGTGGTCGCCTTCGCCCTCCTGCTCGCCGTCCGGGCGGTCGACCCGGCGGTCTACCCCGTCGGCGGCGAGAAGTTCCTCGATTTCGGCCTGCTGAAGTCGCTCGACCGCACGACTCGGCTCCCGCCCCAGGATATGTGGTTCGCGGGCGAACCGGTCGCCTACTACTACGGCGGCCACCTCCTGACGGCGACGCTCGCCGACCTCACGGGCACCGCCCCCCGCTACGCCTACAACCTCTCGCTCGCGGGCTTCTACGCCACGCTGGTCACCGCGGCGTACGGCCTCGCCGGCGCCATCGCCCGCGAACGGGCCGAATCGTGGCGGCTCGCGGGTCTCGCCGCTGCCTTCTTCGTCGGCCTCGCGAGCAACCTCGTCACGGCGTCCCGCCTCCTCGTCGGCGCACTCCCCGCCCCCCTGCGGGCCGACGTCGCTGGCGTCGTCGCCGCCCGGACTCGCTACTCGACCGACGCCGTCCTCGCCGGGCTGGACTCCTTCTCCTACTGGACCGCCAGCCGCGTCATCCCGGGGACGATCAACGAGTTTCCCCTCTTCGGCTGGCTGAACGGCGACCTCCACGCCCACATGATGGGCACGCCCTTCCTCCTGTTGGGTGCCGCACTCGCGTTCGCGCTCTACCGGACGCCGGCCGCCGACCTGCGGCGGCGTCGCGTCCTCGCGTTCGTCGCCGTGCCGATCCTGGCGGGGTTCCAGGCCGTCGTCGACACCTGGAGTTTTCCCTCCCTCTTCGGCCTGCTCTTCCTCGCGCTCGCGCTCGGACGCGCCGAGCCGTGGAGCGTCCTCTCGGCGCGGGTGGCCCGGTGGCGTGCCGCCCGCGACGCCGACCCGGCGACGGCCGAACTCGAGCACCTCGCGGGCGCCCTCGCCGTCGCCGGGGTCGCCGGCGCCCTCGGCGGCCTCCTCGCGCTCCCCTTCCTGCTCGGGGCTGCCGGCGGCCGGTCGGTGGCGCTCCTGCCGGCCGCGGAGCGCTCCAGCCTCCCGGCGCTCCTCCTGGTCCACGGCGCCTTCGTCGCCGTCTTCCTCGCGTACCTGCTGGATCGGCTGTCCGTCGACCGGGTGCTGGCGCCGCTGGTCGGCCTCGTCGCCCTCGGCGTCCTCGCGCTGACCGCCGACCTCGCCGTCGCCCTGGTCGTCGGCCCCCTCCTGATCTTCGGCTGGGCCGCCTGCCGCACCGACCGTCCGGTCGGGTTCGAGACGGTGTTGATCGTCGCCGGCGCGGGGCTGGTCGGCCTCGTCGAACTCGTGTACGTCCGTGAACTCGCCGGCCCCCTCCGGATGAACACGGTGTTCAAGACGTACGCGCAGGTGTGGGTGCTGTGGGGGGTCGCCGCCGGCGTCGCCCTGCCGGCGTTCGTCCGGTGGCCCGGCGGCGTCTCGGTGCCCGGGACCCGCAGCCGCTGGCTGCGCGCGGGGCTCGCCGTCGTCGTCGTCCTCGCGACGGTGCCCTACGCGGGGCTGGCGCTCTCCGCGCACTTCGACGGGGCGGCCGAGCCGACGCTCGAGGCCACCCGATTCGTCGAGCGGGAACACCCCGAGGAGGCCCGCGCCATCGCCTACGTCGACGGCCTGTCGGGACAGCCGACCCTGCTGTCGGCGCCGGCGACGAGCCGGTACCCCGGGCCGGAGCGCGACTCGCCGGCGCCGCCCGGGATGTACGGCTGGCAGTCGAGCCCGGCGGCCAGCCTCACCGGCGTCCCGACCGTCGCGGGCTGGCACCACGAGGTCGGCTATCGCGGCCGGGAGCCGTACCTCACGCGGGTCCGGGCCGTCGACGACGCCTACACCGGGCCGCCCGAGCGGACGGTCGCCGTGCTCGAACGCTACGGCGTCGACTACGTCTGGGTCGGGCCGGCCGAGCGAGAGCGCTACGGCGAGGTGTCCTTCACCGACGTCTCGGGGGTGACGCCGGTGTTCGAGAACCAGGCGGTGACGATCTACCGGATCGACTCGGCGGAACTGGGCGTCGCCTGA
- a CDS encoding SPFH domain-containing protein has translation MAPVALQLIPGLGPLLVGVLVLLLAIVTVYQMVEIVDAYEKKALTVFGEYRRLLEPGITFIPPFVSRTYAFDMRTQTLDVPRQEAITRDNSPVTADAVVYIKVMDAKKAFLEVDDYKMAVSNLAQTTLRAVLGDMELDDTLNKRQEINARIRKELDEPTDEWGVRVESVEVREVNPSKDVQQAMEQQTSAERRRRAMILEAQGERRSAVETAQGEKQSNIIRAQGEKQSQILEAQGDAISTVLRAKSAESMGERAIIEKGMETLEGIGQGESTTFVLPQELTSLVGRYGKQLTGSDVQDTEGLDSLDFDAETRELIGLDDIEEILGQIDEAAEMDIEELEQEAEAIKSGAGTDIKSPDEVVEDAEDAEVAGSGAEPEPETE, from the coding sequence ATGGCCCCCGTCGCACTGCAGTTGATCCCAGGCCTCGGACCGCTCCTCGTCGGCGTGCTCGTCCTGTTGCTCGCCATCGTCACGGTCTACCAGATGGTCGAGATCGTGGACGCCTACGAAAAGAAAGCACTCACCGTGTTCGGCGAGTACCGCCGACTGCTCGAACCGGGGATCACGTTCATCCCTCCGTTCGTCTCACGGACCTACGCCTTCGACATGCGGACCCAGACCCTCGACGTGCCGCGCCAGGAGGCGATCACCCGCGACAACTCGCCGGTGACCGCCGACGCCGTCGTCTACATCAAGGTGATGGACGCCAAGAAGGCGTTCCTCGAGGTCGACGACTACAAGATGGCGGTGTCGAACCTCGCCCAGACGACCCTGCGCGCGGTGCTCGGCGACATGGAACTCGACGACACGCTGAACAAACGTCAGGAGATCAACGCCCGCATCCGGAAGGAACTCGACGAGCCGACCGACGAGTGGGGCGTCCGGGTCGAGTCCGTCGAAGTGCGGGAAGTGAACCCCTCGAAGGACGTCCAGCAGGCGATGGAACAGCAGACCTCCGCGGAGCGTCGCCGCCGGGCGATGATCCTCGAAGCCCAGGGGGAACGGCGGAGCGCCGTCGAGACCGCCCAGGGGGAAAAGCAGTCGAACATCATCCGCGCCCAGGGTGAGAAACAGAGCCAGATCCTCGAAGCGCAGGGTGACGCCATCTCGACCGTGCTGCGCGCGAAATCCGCCGAGTCGATGGGCGAGCGCGCCATCATCGAGAAGGGGATGGAGACGCTGGAGGGCATCGGTCAGGGCGAGTCGACGACGTTCGTCCTCCCGCAGGAACTCACGTCGCTGGTCGGCCGGTACGGCAAGCAGTTGACCGGCAGCGACGTTCAGGACACCGAGGGCCTCGACTCGCTCGACTTCGACGCGGAGACCCGCGAGCTGATCGGCCTCGACGACATCGAGGAGATCCTCGGCCAGATCGACGAGGCCGCGGAGATGGACATCGAGGAGCTGGAGCAGGAGGCCGAAGCGATCAAGTCGGGCGCGGGGACCGACATCAAGAGCCCGGACGAGGTGGTCGAGGACGCCGAGGACGCGGAGGTCGCCGGCTCGGGGGCGGAGCCCGAACCCGAGACGGAATGA
- a CDS encoding tubulin/FtsZ family protein yields MKSVLIGVGQAGGKVVDALSDFDARNGFGAVTGSLAVNSARSDLQSLPLDTVLIGGAEVNGHGVGGDNELGTKVMRDDVQEVLGAIDGRVTARAEAIFVVAGLGGGTGSGGAPYLVKELQRIYDVPVYGLGILPGRDEGALYQVNAGRSLKTLTREADATLLVDNDAWRSAGESLESGYEAINERIARRVGLLLAAGESVDGVGESVVDSSEVINTLRETGVATLGYAAAESSSDAAANVNVVTSTTRRAIRSGLSLPDTTSAERGLLVVAGRPETISRKGVERARSWLETELDTMEVRGGDFPLSDDRLAALVLLGGVADSDRLDDFLERARRAVEEENERDDEDAASALEDERIDGLL; encoded by the coding sequence ATGAAGTCCGTCCTGATCGGTGTCGGACAGGCCGGCGGCAAGGTCGTCGACGCCCTGTCCGATTTCGACGCGCGGAACGGGTTCGGTGCGGTCACCGGTTCCCTCGCGGTCAACAGCGCCCGCTCCGACCTGCAGTCCCTCCCTCTCGATACGGTCCTGATCGGCGGGGCCGAGGTGAACGGCCACGGGGTCGGCGGTGACAACGAACTCGGCACGAAAGTGATGCGAGACGACGTACAGGAGGTGCTCGGCGCCATCGACGGCCGGGTGACCGCCCGCGCCGAGGCCATCTTCGTCGTCGCCGGCCTCGGCGGCGGCACCGGGAGCGGCGGCGCCCCCTACCTCGTCAAGGAGCTCCAACGGATCTACGACGTGCCGGTCTACGGCCTCGGGATCCTCCCGGGCCGTGACGAGGGGGCGCTCTACCAGGTGAACGCCGGGCGGTCGCTGAAGACGCTGACCCGGGAGGCCGACGCGACCCTGCTGGTCGACAACGACGCCTGGCGATCAGCCGGCGAGAGCCTCGAATCGGGCTACGAGGCGATCAACGAACGCATCGCCCGTCGGGTCGGCCTGTTGCTCGCGGCCGGCGAGTCCGTCGACGGCGTCGGCGAGTCCGTCGTCGACAGCTCCGAGGTCATCAACACCCTCCGTGAAACGGGCGTCGCGACGCTCGGCTACGCCGCCGCCGAGTCGTCGTCGGACGCGGCAGCGAACGTGAACGTTGTCACGAGCACCACACGTCGGGCGATCCGGTCGGGGCTGAGCCTCCCCGATACGACCAGCGCCGAACGCGGACTGCTGGTCGTCGCCGGCCGTCCCGAGACCATCTCCCGGAAGGGCGTGGAGCGCGCCCGCTCCTGGCTGGAGACCGAACTCGACACGATGGAGGTTCGCGGCGGCGACTTCCCGCTCTCGGACGACCGCCTCGCGGCGCTCGTCCTGCTCGGCGGGGTGGCGGACTCCGACCGCCTCGACGACTTCCTCGAACGGGCACGGCGGGCCGTCGAGGAGGAAAACGAGCGGGACGACGAGGACGCCGCGTCGGCGCTCGAAGACGAACGGATCGACGGGCTCCTCTAG
- a CDS encoding DUF7311 family protein, with protein MIRAVLAVLLSVALFAAVVPGIDEARRSRTATHLDGVTDRIERTVHSLRAHEDPTRPSVSGARRIVRVSLPARSWSAAGASLRIEGDEDRVGYRLDGRPPRWTTLRGIDLRTPAGPVVLERPGRHRLVVSLVRDRGVGVVIARG; from the coding sequence GTGATCCGCGCGGTCCTCGCGGTCCTGCTGTCGGTCGCCCTGTTCGCCGCCGTCGTCCCGGGTATCGACGAGGCTCGCCGGTCGCGGACGGCGACACACCTCGACGGCGTCACCGACCGGATCGAACGGACGGTCCACTCGCTGCGCGCCCACGAGGATCCCACCCGCCCGTCGGTATCGGGCGCACGACGCATCGTCCGTGTTTCCCTCCCGGCCCGTTCCTGGAGCGCCGCGGGGGCGAGCCTGCGAATCGAGGGGGATGAGGACCGCGTCGGCTACCGACTCGACGGCCGGCCGCCACGCTGGACGACACTCCGAGGAATCGACCTCCGGACGCCAGCGGGACCGGTCGTCCTCGAACGACCGGGGCGACACCGGCTCGTCGTCTCGCTCGTCCGGGACCGGGGCGTCGGAGTCGTGATCGCCCGAGGGTGA
- a CDS encoding HAH_0734 family protein: MQQLIVRGDPGIRKDAVIEYDGEEQVCFSIQRQGDYHGPDEVQLWCTIGTPDEREAFAKRQYVPHWLDVDSVDADALDVVSRGRD; this comes from the coding sequence ATGCAACAGCTCATCGTCAGGGGCGACCCCGGCATCCGCAAGGACGCCGTCATCGAGTACGACGGCGAGGAGCAGGTCTGTTTCTCGATCCAGCGGCAGGGCGACTACCACGGCCCCGACGAGGTACAGCTCTGGTGTACCATCGGCACGCCCGACGAGCGGGAGGCTTTCGCGAAGCGCCAGTATGTCCCCCACTGGCTCGACGTCGACTCCGTCGACGCCGACGCCCTCGACGTGGTCTCTCGGGGTCGCGACTGA
- a CDS encoding winged helix-turn-helix transcriptional regulator, protein MPNGDRGVDEDKRSTLRRFAALGAATPLAGLGSGEAAARSSADGSDVRDAILGYVSTTPGAHFSKLRDDLQLGTGETQHHLRRLLDDGDAAGRRSEDPAIVSRRDGDYRRFFVAGRFSTFEQVALGYLRRETPRGMLLTLLRHPDATGSAVADAIGVSRATVSTYASELVDAGLLARDDGYVVARPETIITLLVRYADSFDAEVRAFAAEADDLVRYDP, encoded by the coding sequence ATGCCCAACGGGGACCGGGGAGTCGACGAGGACAAACGCTCCACGTTGCGGCGGTTCGCCGCGCTGGGAGCGGCGACGCCGCTCGCTGGACTGGGGAGCGGCGAGGCGGCCGCGCGGTCGTCGGCCGACGGCTCCGACGTTCGGGACGCCATCCTCGGCTACGTGAGCACGACTCCCGGAGCGCACTTCTCGAAACTCCGCGACGACCTACAGTTGGGGACGGGGGAGACACAACACCACCTGCGCCGACTGCTGGACGACGGCGACGCGGCCGGCCGGCGGTCCGAGGACCCCGCCATCGTCTCGCGGCGCGACGGCGACTACCGTCGCTTCTTCGTCGCCGGCCGGTTCTCGACGTTCGAGCAGGTGGCGCTCGGCTACCTGCGCCGGGAGACTCCCCGGGGGATGTTGCTGACGCTACTTCGTCACCCCGACGCGACCGGAAGCGCGGTGGCCGACGCCATCGGGGTGTCGCGGGCGACGGTGAGCACGTACGCCTCGGAGCTCGTGGACGCCGGACTGCTCGCCCGTGACGACGGCTACGTCGTCGCGCGCCCGGAGACGATCATCACGCTCCTGGTGCGGTACGCGGACTCCTTCGACGCCGAGGTACGCGCGTTCGCGGCCGAGGCCGACGACCTGGTCCGGTACGATCCCTAA
- a CDS encoding alkaline phosphatase family protein, with amino-acid sequence MGLFDRLRGEDHPRVAFIGIDGVPFSLLDDHPEEFPNFAALASEGSAGAIDSIVPPESSACWPALTTGVNPGETGVYGFQDREAGSYDTYVPMGQDVQAPRIWDRLEEQDRTATVLNVPVTFPPQRNVTRMVSGFLSPGVDKAAHPDELRDYLQSIDYAIDVNAKLGHREDKSDFVEDAHDTIDTRFEAFSHYLERDDWDLFFGVFMTTDRVNHFLFKDYERDGPNEEAFMEFYRKVDDYIGQIREGLDDDVTLVVASDHGFTSLDYEVHCNAWLQEEGWLSFEDDDHDDLTDIAEESRAYSLIPGRFYINLEGREPRGSVPQEEYESTRDELKTALEDLEGPDGNPVCERVVEKEDAFRGDHDDIAPDLVAIPNHGFDLKSGFKGHDEVFGVGPRNGMHSFDNATLFVDDPSASVTDADLFDIAPTILDLMDVDYGRTDFDGGSLVTSK; translated from the coding sequence ATGGGTCTGTTCGATAGACTGCGCGGAGAGGACCACCCGCGTGTCGCGTTCATCGGCATCGACGGGGTGCCGTTTAGCCTTCTCGACGACCATCCCGAGGAGTTCCCCAACTTCGCGGCGCTGGCGTCGGAGGGGAGCGCGGGCGCCATCGACAGCATCGTGCCGCCGGAGTCGAGTGCCTGTTGGCCGGCGCTCACGACCGGCGTCAACCCCGGCGAGACGGGGGTTTACGGCTTTCAGGACCGCGAAGCCGGCTCCTACGACACCTACGTCCCGATGGGACAGGACGTGCAGGCACCGCGCATCTGGGACCGGCTGGAGGAACAGGATCGCACCGCGACGGTGTTGAACGTCCCCGTCACGTTCCCGCCACAGCGGAACGTCACGCGGATGGTGTCGGGCTTCCTCTCGCCCGGCGTCGACAAGGCGGCCCACCCCGACGAACTCCGGGACTACCTGCAGTCTATCGACTACGCCATCGACGTGAACGCCAAACTCGGACACAGGGAGGACAAAAGCGATTTCGTGGAGGACGCCCACGACACCATCGACACGCGCTTCGAGGCCTTCTCTCACTACCTCGAACGCGACGACTGGGACCTGTTTTTCGGCGTCTTCATGACCACCGACCGGGTCAACCACTTCCTGTTCAAGGATTACGAGCGCGACGGCCCGAACGAGGAGGCGTTCATGGAGTTCTACCGGAAGGTCGACGACTACATCGGGCAGATCCGCGAGGGACTCGACGACGACGTGACGCTCGTCGTCGCCAGCGACCACGGGTTCACCTCCCTCGATTACGAGGTGCACTGCAACGCGTGGCTCCAGGAGGAGGGCTGGCTCTCCTTCGAGGACGACGACCACGACGACCTGACCGACATCGCCGAGGAGTCCCGCGCGTACTCGCTCATCCCCGGGCGCTTCTACATCAACCTCGAGGGGCGGGAACCGCGCGGTTCGGTACCCCAGGAGGAGTACGAGTCGACCCGCGACGAACTGAAGACGGCACTGGAGGACCTGGAGGGGCCGGACGGGAACCCGGTCTGCGAACGCGTCGTCGAGAAGGAGGACGCCTTCCGGGGGGACCACGACGACATCGCGCCGGACCTCGTGGCCATCCCCAACCACGGGTTCGACCTCAAGTCCGGGTTCAAGGGCCACGACGAGGTGTTCGGCGTCGGCCCCCGGAACGGCATGCACAGCTTCGACAACGCGACGCTCTTCGTCGACGACCCCTCGGCGTCGGTGACGGACGCGGACCTGTTCGACATCGCGCCGACCATCCTCGACCTGATGGACGTCGACTACGGACGCACCGACTTCGACGGCGGCAGCCTCGTCACGTCGAAATAG